Proteins found in one Rhodobacteraceae bacterium D3-12 genomic segment:
- a CDS encoding DUF2948 family protein, whose amino-acid sequence MSEQDATFEDGHERPLNLGAMDAEDLQVISALAQDAVFPVSEMRFHKRDRRFALLLNRFRWEDKGRKRHGPERVQSVLLFDNVLNVASQGIDRSDPEMILSLLSVDWSEGDAPSGQILLTLAGDGVIRLELEALEASLKDVTRPYRAPSRRAPDHPLD is encoded by the coding sequence ATGAGCGAACAAGACGCCACTTTTGAAGACGGTCACGAACGCCCGCTGAACCTCGGCGCAATGGACGCCGAGGATCTTCAGGTGATCTCGGCGCTGGCACAGGACGCGGTCTTTCCGGTCAGCGAAATGCGCTTTCACAAACGCGACCGCCGCTTTGCCCTGCTGCTCAACCGCTTCCGGTGGGAGGACAAGGGCCGCAAGAGGCACGGGCCGGAACGGGTGCAATCGGTGCTGCTCTTTGACAACGTGCTGAACGTCGCGTCGCAAGGGATCGACCGCTCGGACCCAGAGATGATCCTGTCGCTGCTGTCGGTTGACTGGAGCGAGGGCGACGCGCCCTCCGGGCAAATCCTGCTGACCTTGGCAGGCGACGGCGTGATCCGGCTCGAGCTTGAGGCATTGGAAGCCAGCCTCAAGGATGTCACCCGCCCCTATCGCGCCCCGTCGCGCCGCGCGCCTGATCATCCCTTGGACTAA
- a CDS encoding low molecular weight phosphatase family protein, with amino-acid sequence MPAPLPQSVLFCCDHNAVRSPMAEAIAKKLYGTETYLQSAGLKSDLEVDGFAISVCDEVGVELSRHTARTFEELGDYGDHLSSYDLIVALSPASHASAQSLTRPYHTDVEFWPITDPTGTGETRDAKLDAYRRTRDEIIGHLTRHWGGLL; translated from the coding sequence ATGCCTGCCCCCCTGCCCCAATCGGTGCTGTTCTGCTGTGACCACAACGCCGTGCGCTCTCCCATGGCCGAAGCAATCGCCAAGAAGCTCTACGGGACGGAAACCTACCTGCAATCCGCCGGACTAAAGAGCGACCTCGAAGTCGACGGCTTTGCCATCTCGGTGTGCGACGAAGTCGGGGTCGAACTCTCCCGGCATACGGCGCGCACGTTCGAAGAACTGGGCGACTATGGCGACCACCTGTCGTCCTATGACTTGATCGTGGCGCTGTCACCGGCCTCGCATGCCAGCGCGCAAAGCCTGACCCGGCCCTATCACACGGATGTGGAGTTCTGGCCCATCACCGACCCGACCGGCACGGGCGAAACCCGCGACGCCAAGCTTGACGCCTATCGGCGCACGCGGGATGAGATCATAGGCCACCTCACCCGCCATTGGGGTGGATTACTTTAG
- a CDS encoding TRAP transporter small permease, whose translation MKQLYRIPFLDWLSNRLMDISGLLLLVMMLHVVLDVFMKYVFNQPVPGTLEVVSYYYMVGAVFLPIAFVELARGSVAVDLFYMMMSRRVKVACMCFVLLTCAAVYGGLAWSTYGDAMRSFSTGEVVMGPVTVVVWPSRFVLPLSFGLGALICLFHLAKLIFDRAASAALVETHPEGGDI comes from the coding sequence ATGAAACAGCTTTATCGCATCCCTTTTCTTGACTGGTTGTCGAACCGGTTGATGGACATCTCAGGCCTGCTGTTGCTGGTGATGATGCTGCATGTGGTGCTGGACGTGTTCATGAAATACGTTTTCAACCAGCCGGTGCCGGGCACGCTTGAGGTGGTTTCATACTACTACATGGTGGGCGCGGTTTTCTTGCCGATTGCGTTTGTCGAGCTGGCGCGCGGATCGGTGGCTGTTGACCTTTTTTACATGATGATGAGCCGGCGTGTGAAGGTTGCGTGCATGTGTTTCGTGCTGCTGACCTGTGCTGCGGTTTACGGCGGTTTGGCCTGGAGCACCTATGGCGATGCGATGCGATCGTTTTCGACCGGCGAGGTGGTCATGGGGCCGGTGACCGTGGTGGTTTGGCCGAGTCGATTTGTCCTGCCTTTGAGCTTTGGGCTGGGCGCGCTGATCTGTCTTTTCCATCTCGCGAAGCTGATCTTTGACAGGGCTGCCAGTGCCGCGCTTGTTGAAACCCATCCAGAAGGCGGAGATATCTGA
- a CDS encoding C4-dicarboxylate TRAP transporter substrate-binding protein — protein MTFLKQIAAGAAVAASATFATSGANAQQMLSTWLEPNHIITIEGHKGWADLVREATKGEIDFELFVGGALIPAKSTMQGTADGLAQVGFHTATYTPSDLPVSNALADMGFEVPDAFVMAFAFGDFMMNNEQGYNDWRKNGVIFGGSYSTPIYYFICREDVKTLDDIKGKRVRMPGGGWARFGQEIGVVGVNVPSSEIYTAFERGSVDCTASDATHLTSGATLKEVASSVTLLKMSPFYAGVTYAYNPTFWKGLSEEQRRELFNQSALAMARMQISYDKQAEAALVDAKEAGIKLIEPDASLQTAYDQWVAGGVGGMAEIAKSTHGIDNPEELYKAFRVYVDKWQKLLEGVDRHDEKVVAALLRENLFDKIDVATFGTE, from the coding sequence ATGACGTTTCTTAAACAAATAGCGGCCGGTGCCGCGGTTGCGGCTTCGGCCACATTCGCGACGAGTGGCGCAAACGCACAGCAGATGCTGTCGACGTGGCTTGAGCCGAACCACATCATCACCATTGAAGGCCACAAGGGTTGGGCCGATCTGGTGCGCGAGGCGACCAAAGGCGAGATTGATTTCGAACTTTTCGTGGGTGGCGCTCTTATTCCGGCGAAATCGACGATGCAGGGCACGGCGGACGGGCTGGCGCAGGTCGGGTTCCACACGGCGACCTATACGCCGTCGGATCTTCCGGTGTCGAACGCGCTGGCGGATATGGGATTTGAAGTGCCGGACGCCTTTGTCATGGCGTTTGCCTTTGGCGATTTCATGATGAACAACGAGCAGGGTTATAACGACTGGCGCAAAAACGGGGTGATTTTCGGGGGCAGCTATTCGACCCCGATCTATTACTTCATCTGCCGCGAAGACGTGAAGACGCTGGACGATATCAAGGGCAAGCGCGTGCGCATGCCCGGTGGCGGCTGGGCCCGTTTCGGTCAGGAGATCGGCGTGGTTGGTGTGAATGTGCCATCCTCGGAAATCTATACAGCGTTTGAGCGTGGGTCGGTTGATTGCACGGCGTCGGATGCAACGCATTTGACATCGGGTGCGACGCTCAAAGAGGTGGCGAGCTCGGTTACGTTGCTCAAGATGAGCCCGTTCTATGCCGGTGTGACCTATGCCTATAACCCGACCTTCTGGAAGGGGTTGAGCGAAGAGCAGCGCCGTGAGCTGTTCAACCAGTCCGCTCTTGCCATGGCGCGGATGCAGATTTCCTATGACAAGCAGGCCGAGGCCGCTTTGGTGGACGCCAAGGAAGCCGGAATCAAGTTGATTGAACCGGATGCGAGCCTTCAGACGGCCTATGATCAATGGGTTGCTGGCGGCGTGGGTGGCATGGCCGAGATCGCCAAGTCGACGCATGGGATCGACAACCCGGAGGAGCTTTATAAAGCGTTCCGTGTCTATGTCGACAAGTGGCAGAAGCTGCTTGAGGGCGTTGATCGCCACGACGAAAAAGTGGTTGCGGCGCTGCTGCGTGAGAACCTCTTTGACAAGATTGATGTGGCGACGTTCGGCACCGAATGA
- a CDS encoding glutathione S-transferase encodes MKLFHSPASPYVRKVMVLALETGQSVEKLASMASPIAADQSIVKENPTGKVPTAILDDGEPLYDSRVITRWLDAQHNGAKMYPENDTVWTVLRREALADGLLDAALLARYETAMRPAELLWQDWLDGQMGKINASLDRMEAETADFSGIDAGLIAIGCAIAYLDFRFADFDWRSSRPALTKWYETFAARPSMVDTAPE; translated from the coding sequence TTGAAACTCTTCCACTCGCCCGCATCCCCCTATGTCCGCAAAGTCATGGTCCTCGCCCTTGAAACCGGCCAGAGCGTCGAAAAACTCGCCTCCATGGCCAGCCCGATTGCCGCCGACCAAAGTATCGTCAAGGAAAACCCGACCGGCAAAGTGCCTACCGCCATCCTCGATGACGGCGAACCCCTCTATGACAGCCGGGTCATCACCCGTTGGCTCGATGCCCAGCATAATGGCGCCAAGATGTATCCCGAAAACGATACGGTCTGGACCGTGCTGCGCCGCGAAGCCCTCGCTGACGGCTTGCTCGACGCCGCTTTGCTGGCCCGCTACGAAACCGCGATGCGCCCCGCTGAATTGCTCTGGCAGGACTGGCTCGACGGGCAGATGGGCAAAATCAACGCCTCGCTCGACCGGATGGAGGCGGAAACCGCCGATTTTTCCGGCATCGACGCCGGCCTCATCGCCATCGGTTGCGCCATTGCCTATCTCGACTTCCGCTTCGCCGATTTCGACTGGCGCAGCAGCCGTCCGGCTCTGACCAAATGGTACGAAACCTTCGCCGCCCGCCCGTCGATGGTGGACACCGCGCCAGAGTAA
- a CDS encoding alkene reductase, which produces MPNLFSPFDLSGTRLGNRIVMAPMTRARATTCVADEKTALYYTQRASAGLIISEGTPVSEQAMGYLFIPGIYTPAHITGWQRVTKSIHAQGSKMFAQLWHVGRVSHTSIKSDGAAPVGASDIQAIGAKAFGYGPDGTPDLIDASKPRALETDEVDRVIEDFAQGSENAIAAGFDGVEIHGANGYLLDQFINPLVNTRTDKYAAQTLNGRLRFVLDLVDAVVDRVGRNRVGIRLSPYGQPFAMPLFDGIPETFQTLVAALADRGIAYVHFMDHSRAGSSTNGRPLDPEKMQRFDALMSSFRAHSGDMAIILASAMTKDRATQLIRENVIDLPAFGRPFIANPDLVSRLAAGHPLAEPNPDTFYGGGNEGYLTYPPYDGA; this is translated from the coding sequence ATGCCCAACCTCTTTTCCCCCTTCGATCTGTCGGGCACCCGCCTTGGCAATCGCATCGTCATGGCCCCCATGACCCGCGCCCGCGCCACAACCTGTGTCGCCGATGAAAAGACCGCCCTCTATTATACCCAGCGCGCCAGCGCCGGTCTGATCATCAGCGAAGGCACCCCGGTCTCGGAACAAGCGATGGGATATCTCTTCATTCCGGGCATCTACACTCCGGCGCATATCACCGGCTGGCAGCGCGTGACCAAGTCTATCCACGCTCAGGGCAGCAAGATGTTCGCACAGCTCTGGCACGTTGGTCGCGTGTCCCACACCAGCATCAAAAGCGACGGCGCCGCCCCGGTCGGTGCCTCCGACATTCAGGCCATCGGCGCCAAGGCCTTCGGCTATGGCCCCGACGGCACCCCCGACTTGATCGACGCCTCCAAACCCCGCGCTCTTGAAACAGACGAAGTCGACCGCGTGATAGAGGATTTCGCCCAAGGTAGCGAAAACGCAATCGCCGCCGGGTTCGACGGCGTAGAAATTCACGGAGCCAACGGCTATTTGCTGGATCAATTCATCAATCCGCTCGTCAACACCCGTACCGACAAATACGCAGCACAAACGCTTAACGGACGGCTGCGTTTTGTGCTCGACCTTGTCGATGCGGTGGTCGATCGCGTCGGGCGAAATCGCGTCGGCATCCGCCTCTCGCCCTATGGTCAGCCCTTCGCCATGCCGCTGTTTGACGGCATCCCCGAGACCTTCCAGACGCTGGTTGCCGCGCTGGCCGACCGCGGCATCGCCTATGTCCACTTCATGGATCACTCGCGCGCCGGTTCATCCACCAATGGCCGCCCGCTCGACCCGGAAAAAATGCAGAGGTTCGACGCGCTGATGAGCAGCTTTCGCGCGCATTCCGGCGACATGGCCATCATCCTGGCAAGCGCGATGACAAAGGACCGCGCCACGCAGCTTATACGCGAGAATGTGATCGACCTGCCCGCCTTTGGCCGCCCCTTCATCGCCAACCCCGATCTGGTCTCCCGCCTCGCGGCCGGACACCCGCTCGCCGAGCCGAACCCCGACACCTTCTATGGCGGCGGCAACGAAGGCTACCTGACCTATCCCCCCTACGACGGGGCCTGA
- a CDS encoding SDR family oxidoreductase → MTSDAGKTAIVTGAAGGIGLATARRLAEDGFRVVMTDMDEGRLNKAAESIAQDVETVVANLSDGEDRARLLERAGAVYALVNNAGIFSTKPALELTGDDFRQMYEINTVAVFELCRLAGLSMRDTGGGKIVNISSRSFLGGPNVAHYAASKGAVVALTRCLSLELAEHNILVNAIAPGVIDTDILKSWDEEERAKLASYQPLGRVGQPEDIAHVVSMLSDPRTDYITGQVIVVDGGRSVGGGNV, encoded by the coding sequence ATGACAAGCGATGCAGGCAAGACTGCTATCGTCACCGGCGCGGCCGGTGGGATTGGTCTGGCGACGGCGCGCAGGCTGGCCGAGGACGGTTTTCGTGTCGTGATGACGGATATGGACGAAGGGCGGCTGAACAAGGCTGCCGAAAGCATTGCGCAGGACGTTGAGACGGTTGTGGCCAATCTGAGCGATGGCGAAGATCGGGCCCGGCTTTTGGAGCGGGCGGGCGCGGTTTATGCCTTGGTGAACAATGCCGGGATATTTTCGACCAAACCGGCGCTGGAGCTGACCGGGGATGACTTCCGGCAGATGTATGAGATCAACACAGTCGCGGTTTTCGAGCTGTGCCGCCTTGCCGGGTTGAGCATGCGCGATACGGGGGGCGGCAAGATCGTCAACATCTCGTCACGCTCGTTTCTGGGCGGGCCGAATGTGGCGCATTATGCGGCGTCCAAGGGGGCGGTTGTTGCGCTGACGCGGTGTCTGTCGCTGGAGTTGGCGGAGCACAACATCCTTGTGAACGCGATCGCGCCGGGGGTGATCGACACCGATATTCTCAAGAGCTGGGACGAGGAAGAGCGCGCAAAGCTTGCGTCTTATCAACCGCTTGGACGGGTTGGGCAGCCCGAAGACATTGCCCATGTTGTTTCAATGCTATCGGACCCGCGCACGGATTACATCACCGGTCAGGTGATCGTCGTTGATGGTGGCCGGTCAGTAGGAGGTGGAAATGTCTGA
- a CDS encoding UPF0262 family protein, producing MSRISQIELDDSSLPPPTPEIEQERKVAMFDLLEENSFILPKRDDRIAPEGPYHVYLSIRDKRLVFDVTTESAEKAAEFHLSLSPFRQVVKDYWAICESYYNAVKNMPPSQIETIDMARRGIHNEGARVLQERLIGKAEIDNDTARRLFTLVCVLHFGS from the coding sequence ATGTCGCGGATCAGCCAGATCGAGCTCGATGATTCGAGCCTGCCCCCTCCCACGCCGGAGATCGAGCAAGAGCGCAAAGTCGCCATGTTCGACCTTCTGGAAGAAAACAGCTTCATCCTGCCCAAGCGCGATGACCGGATTGCGCCCGAAGGCCCCTATCACGTGTACCTGTCCATCCGTGACAAGCGGCTGGTGTTCGACGTCACCACCGAAAGCGCCGAAAAAGCAGCCGAGTTCCACCTCTCGCTGTCGCCCTTTCGCCAAGTGGTCAAAGACTACTGGGCGATCTGCGAAAGCTATTACAACGCCGTCAAGAACATGCCCCCCAGCCAGATCGAAACCATCGACATGGCCCGGCGCGGCATCCACAACGAAGGCGCCCGCGTGCTTCAGGAGCGGTTGATCGGCAAAGCCGAGATCGACAATGATACGGCGCGGCGGCTCTTTACGCTGGTCTGCGTGCTGCATTTCGGGAGCTGA
- a CDS encoding GntR family transcriptional regulator, whose amino-acid sequence MAITSTEEVTNILREHIMSGQIHPGERLQQERLARGLGVSRTPLRTALSNLANEGLLQYEANRGYTVREFDRKDIIDGYAARAVLEGLAAASLATLGMPSKVVDEMEALLDFGDRALENGKLDPKDIDGYRNMNVRFHDEIIHRTHNRWIVELVRQTQLIPFASNRMIVWQDFDIMKRSHDDHHRILQAISRRDPIRADYLMREHVNFAGEYLAECIETGRITVTPEKTQSDTPETSS is encoded by the coding sequence TTGGCGATTACAAGCACCGAAGAAGTCACGAATATTTTGCGTGAACACATCATGAGCGGGCAAATTCATCCGGGTGAGCGCCTGCAACAGGAACGCCTCGCGCGTGGGCTTGGCGTGTCGCGCACACCGCTGCGCACGGCACTCTCGAACCTCGCCAACGAAGGGCTTTTGCAATACGAGGCGAATCGCGGCTACACGGTGCGTGAATTCGATCGCAAAGACATCATCGACGGCTATGCCGCCCGCGCTGTGCTGGAAGGTCTCGCCGCCGCGTCCCTCGCCACACTCGGCATGCCCTCCAAGGTGGTCGACGAAATGGAGGCCCTTCTCGACTTTGGGGATCGGGCGCTGGAAAATGGAAAATTGGATCCAAAAGACATTGACGGCTACCGAAACATGAACGTGCGCTTTCACGATGAAATCATCCACCGCACGCATAACCGCTGGATCGTCGAACTCGTCCGCCAGACCCAGCTCATTCCCTTCGCCTCCAACCGCATGATCGTCTGGCAGGACTTCGACATCATGAAACGGAGCCACGACGATCACCACCGGATCCTTCAGGCGATCAGCCGCCGCGATCCGATCCGCGCAGACTACCTCATGCGCGAGCACGTCAATTTCGCAGGCGAATACCTCGCCGAATGTATCGAAACCGGCCGCATCACGGTCACACCTGAAAAAACCCAATCAGACACACCGGAGACCTCAAGTTGA
- the murA gene encoding UDP-N-acetylglucosamine 1-carboxyvinyltransferase, with translation MDQIIVTGNGELRGEIPIAGAKNACLTLMPATLLSEEPLTLTNAPRLSDIKTMTQLLQSLGAEVTTMQDGQVLAMSSHDINNHVADYDIVRKMRASNLVLGPMLARLGHAVVSLPGGCAIGARPMDLHIHGLEALGAEIELKDGYLHAKAPGGLKGAVVEFSFASVGATENVLMAATLAKGTTVLKNAAREPEIVDLADCLRKMGAQIDGDGTSEITIQGVDRLSGATHPVVTDRIELGTYMLAPAIAGGEVLCLGGKLSLVGAFVEKLDQAGVEVTETDRGLLVRPRNGRVQSVDVTTEPFPGFPTDLQAQMMALMCTANGTSVLEEKIFENRFMHAPELIRMGAQIDVQGGQATVTGVERLKGAQVMATDLRASVSLILAGLAAEGETVVSRVYHLDRGYEHVVGKLEGVGAKIERVKET, from the coding sequence ATGGATCAGATTATTGTCACCGGAAATGGTGAACTTCGCGGGGAAATCCCCATCGCCGGCGCGAAAAACGCCTGCCTCACCTTGATGCCGGCAACATTGCTCAGTGAAGAACCGCTGACGCTGACCAATGCGCCGCGCCTCAGCGACATCAAAACGATGACCCAACTGTTGCAATCGCTGGGCGCCGAAGTCACCACGATGCAGGACGGTCAGGTGCTCGCCATGTCGAGCCATGACATCAACAACCATGTCGCCGACTATGACATCGTGCGCAAAATGCGCGCCTCCAACCTTGTGCTGGGGCCGATGCTTGCGCGACTGGGGCACGCGGTTGTCTCGCTGCCCGGCGGCTGTGCGATTGGCGCGCGCCCGATGGATCTGCACATTCACGGGCTCGAAGCGCTCGGCGCTGAAATCGAACTCAAGGACGGCTACCTCCACGCCAAGGCCCCCGGCGGCCTAAAAGGTGCCGTGGTCGAGTTTTCCTTTGCCTCTGTCGGGGCCACTGAAAACGTCCTTATGGCCGCGACGCTGGCCAAAGGCACCACCGTCCTGAAAAACGCCGCGCGCGAGCCCGAGATCGTCGATCTCGCCGATTGCCTGCGTAAAATGGGGGCGCAGATTGATGGCGACGGCACCTCGGAAATCACCATCCAAGGCGTTGACCGGCTCAGCGGCGCAACCCACCCGGTGGTGACAGACCGCATCGAACTGGGCACCTATATGCTGGCCCCCGCGATTGCGGGCGGCGAAGTGCTCTGCCTTGGTGGCAAGCTCTCCCTCGTTGGCGCATTTGTCGAAAAGCTCGATCAGGCCGGGGTTGAAGTGACCGAAACCGACCGTGGCCTGCTGGTGCGCCCGCGCAATGGCCGGGTGCAATCGGTGGATGTCACAACCGAACCCTTCCCCGGTTTCCCGACCGACCTTCAGGCCCAGATGATGGCGCTGATGTGTACCGCCAACGGCACTTCGGTGCTGGAAGAGAAAATCTTTGAGAACCGCTTCATGCATGCGCCCGAACTGATCCGCATGGGGGCACAGATCGACGTGCAGGGCGGTCAGGCCACCGTGACCGGAGTGGAACGCCTCAAAGGCGCGCAGGTGATGGCAACAGACCTGCGGGCGTCGGTCTCGCTGATCCTTGCCGGGTTGGCGGCCGAAGGCGAAACCGTGGTCAGCCGGGTCTATCACCTTGATCGCGGCTATGAACATGTGGTTGGCAAACTCGAAGGCGTGGGTGCCAAAATCGAACGGGTCAAGGAAACATGA
- a CDS encoding SDR family oxidoreductase — protein MDRRYLITGGARGIGTGIARRLANDGAQVVIADLDLGQASAAAESLPGSGHFGIEMDVTDEAAVVAGFERAEEAGALDGVVCNAGILILRDGGERAPLVETELDEWSRTHEVNLTGTFLTVREFLRRRKSNSVSNGRIVTFTSSAAQLGGYRSSSSYISSKSGVIGLTKAVARECAGDGITCNAVAPGLIDAPMLRLSLADKDDAAAAANIPLGRIGVPEDVAGAVAFLLSEDASYMTGGVLDVNGGYRMQ, from the coding sequence ATGGATCGACGGTATTTGATAACGGGTGGCGCGCGGGGCATCGGCACAGGTATTGCCCGCCGTTTGGCCAATGATGGAGCGCAGGTCGTGATTGCGGATCTGGACCTTGGGCAGGCGTCTGCTGCGGCGGAGTCATTGCCGGGCTCCGGGCATTTCGGGATCGAGATGGACGTGACGGATGAGGCCGCGGTTGTTGCCGGATTTGAGCGCGCGGAAGAGGCCGGGGCGCTTGACGGGGTGGTCTGTAATGCGGGCATTTTGATCTTGCGAGACGGCGGCGAACGTGCGCCGCTTGTCGAGACCGAGCTGGATGAGTGGAGCCGGACGCATGAGGTCAATCTGACCGGCACTTTCCTGACTGTGCGGGAATTCTTGCGCCGCCGGAAAAGCAATTCTGTATCCAATGGCCGCATTGTGACGTTCACATCAAGCGCGGCGCAGCTGGGCGGATATCGCAGTTCGTCGTCTTATATTTCGTCGAAATCCGGGGTGATCGGTCTGACCAAAGCGGTGGCGCGTGAATGCGCGGGCGATGGGATCACCTGCAACGCGGTTGCGCCGGGATTGATTGATGCGCCGATGCTGCGGCTTTCGTTGGCGGACAAGGACGATGCGGCGGCGGCGGCGAATATTCCGCTGGGCCGGATCGGTGTGCCCGAGGACGTGGCGGGGGCGGTCGCCTTTTTGCTGTCCGAGGACGCGTCATACATGACCGGCGGCGTTCTGGACGTGAACGGCGGGTACAGAATGCAATGA